A genomic region of Thermoflexus sp. contains the following coding sequences:
- a CDS encoding class I SAM-dependent methyltransferase, with amino-acid sequence MRFFRRWWGLWDLARRRLRSEEDYRLFQRYQGRWVLEGLARHGCVLAGRRVLDLGCGIGGYTLALEEAGAHGVALDLWIRPGFPAQSFFPIQGNALRLPFAEATFDGILCASLIEHVKDPLALLREIRRVTRPGGWVYLSFPPFYSPLGGHQFSPFHYLGERVALAMARWRRWWGDGEWIPSQYPIYPLSFAQAFGSYGLYPVTIRKARRWILQEGFQIVYQGVRFLPLNVSKIPILGEVLTWHVEFVIRP; translated from the coding sequence ATGAGGTTCTTCCGCCGCTGGTGGGGCTTGTGGGATCTGGCAAGGCGGCGGCTCCGTAGTGAGGAGGATTATCGCCTCTTTCAACGCTATCAGGGGCGCTGGGTGTTGGAAGGCCTCGCTCGCCATGGATGTGTGCTGGCAGGAAGGCGGGTATTAGATTTGGGTTGTGGAATCGGAGGATATACCCTCGCCCTGGAAGAGGCCGGTGCCCATGGGGTGGCTCTGGATCTTTGGATCCGGCCGGGCTTTCCGGCACAGTCCTTCTTTCCGATTCAGGGGAATGCCCTTCGTCTCCCTTTCGCGGAGGCGACTTTCGATGGCATCCTATGTGCCAGCTTGATCGAACATGTGAAGGACCCCCTGGCCTTGCTTCGAGAGATCCGACGTGTGACGCGGCCGGGAGGCTGGGTTTACCTCAGTTTTCCTCCATTTTATAGTCCGTTAGGTGGGCATCAGTTCTCCCCCTTTCATTACTTGGGAGAGCGTGTGGCGCTTGCTATGGCCCGATGGCGAAGATGGTGGGGGGATGGGGAATGGATCCCTTCGCAGTATCCGATTTATCCCCTCTCCTTCGCTCAGGCTTTCGGATCCTACGGGCTATATCCTGTGACAATTCGGAAGGCTCGCAGATGGATTCTCCAGGAAGGGTTTCAAATCGTCTATCAGGGTGTCCGCTTCCTGCCGCTGAATGTTTCAAAGATACCGATCCTGGGAGAGGTGCTCACCTGGCATGTGGAGTTCGTGATCCGTCCATGA
- a CDS encoding DegT/DnrJ/EryC1/StrS family aminotransferase — MAPVISPRGRYLVFGAPRLPEEAIEAVVEVLRSGWLGTGPRVAAFEEAFARYIGAPFAVAVSSCTAALHLALRLIGVGPGDEVITSPMTFAATANVIVHAGARPVFADVDPRTGNLDPEATRDVLTSRTRAIIVVHYAGRPCEMDAFIDLARRYGVFLVEDAAHALEAFYKGRKVGTLGDLAAFSFYPTKSLTTGEGGMLITRSEAWAERARLLRMHGLSRDAWRRYSEEQFPDYEVLEAGYKYNMTDIQAALGLAQLPYLEHWRQRRELLWQLYNEGLRDLAGIQLPPEDAHIVHARHLYTIRVDPQEAPFCRDELSRMLHQAGIGTGIHYKALHLHRFYQQAFGYRPGMFPHAERISEETLSLPLTAHMDESDVLYVVETIRQLWRRGRA, encoded by the coding sequence ATGGCTCCTGTCATCTCGCCGCGTGGCCGCTATCTGGTTTTCGGAGCGCCTCGATTACCCGAGGAAGCCATTGAGGCAGTGGTGGAGGTCCTCCGCTCGGGCTGGCTGGGAACAGGCCCGCGGGTGGCGGCCTTTGAGGAAGCCTTCGCTCGATATATCGGCGCCCCCTTCGCTGTGGCTGTGAGCTCATGCACGGCTGCTCTCCACCTCGCCCTGCGACTGATCGGGGTCGGCCCTGGGGATGAGGTGATCACCTCCCCCATGACTTTTGCGGCCACTGCCAATGTGATCGTCCATGCAGGAGCGCGCCCTGTTTTTGCCGATGTGGATCCGCGGACGGGAAATCTAGATCCAGAGGCCACCCGGGATGTGCTCACGTCTCGCACCCGCGCAATTATCGTCGTGCACTATGCCGGGCGCCCATGTGAGATGGATGCATTCATCGACCTTGCCCGGCGCTATGGGGTTTTTCTCGTCGAGGATGCCGCTCATGCGCTGGAAGCGTTCTATAAAGGCCGCAAGGTGGGGACGCTGGGGGATCTGGCTGCCTTCAGCTTCTATCCGACCAAGAGCCTGACGACCGGAGAGGGTGGGATGCTCATCACTAGGTCGGAGGCATGGGCAGAGCGAGCACGCCTTCTGCGCATGCACGGTTTGAGTCGGGATGCCTGGCGTCGTTACAGCGAGGAGCAATTTCCAGATTACGAGGTGCTGGAGGCAGGGTACAAATACAATATGACCGATATCCAAGCAGCGCTGGGCCTCGCTCAACTACCCTATCTCGAGCATTGGCGGCAACGCCGCGAGCTTTTATGGCAGCTTTATAACGAGGGGCTTAGGGATCTGGCCGGGATACAGCTCCCGCCGGAGGATGCGCATATTGTCCACGCTCGTCACCTGTATACTATTCGAGTGGATCCCCAGGAGGCGCCCTTTTGTCGAGACGAGCTCAGCCGCATGCTGCATCAAGCGGGCATCGGCACGGGGATCCACTACAAGGCTCTGCATCTGCACCGGTTCTATCAGCAAGCCTTTGGCTATCGGCCGGGGATGTTCCCCCACGCAGAGCGCATCTCTGAGGAGACCCTTTCATTGCCCTTGACAGCTCACATGGATGAATCCGATGTTCTCTATGTGGTCGAAACTATACGTCAGCTGTGGCGGAGGGGAAGGGCATGA